GAGCTGCCAAAGACCATGGTTGGTAAGCTCTCCAAGAAGGAACTTGTTGAGGAAGAAGCTTCTAAGTCTCGCAATTCTGAGCGTATCTAGTGGTTCAGCTTAATTGATAGATTAACCCCTCGCAGTGATGCGGGGGGTCTTTGTCTAGAGCGGGCCGACTTGTTGGGTAACCGCGTTAATGGGTTTTGGCTGGTGCCGTTCCCATCGTTACTTTCCTACCCAACACTGTTTCGCGGTGCAGGGTGTAAAGCGATGCGCCAACAATGATTGCGCCGCCGAGATATGTTGTCCATAGCGGCCAGACGCCGAAAATTACAACGGAAATCAGAGCTGCGTAGACCAAGCGGATGTAGTCGAATGGGGCGATTGCGGAAGCTTCCCCATATCTGAGCGCTTGGATGTTACACATTTGCGCACTCCAGCTGACACCGGCAAGAGCCAGCAGCAACAGACCTTCATTGAACTCAATCGAGACCCAGTAGTAGATGCCGAAGGGCGCCATGATCAGGCCGACGAATGTGGCTTGAAATGTCAGGATGGTGATCGGTCTATCCAGTTGAGTGACCTTGCGCAGGATAATGCCCACCATGGCAGCACATGCTGAGGCCAGAATAGCCATGAGGCTGTAGGTTCCTAGCGCTGCGCCGTTGCCGGGCTGGACGATGATCATCACGCCAATGAAGCCCAGCACTGTCGCTGAAATCCGATGGATGCCAATGACTTCCTTGAGGAAAAAGACCGCGAAAATGGTGATGAAGAACGTTCTGGCAAACCCAATCACGGTGCTTTCTGCCAGAGGTAGGTGAATGACGGCTGTGAACCCGAAGTACATTGCTGCAGAGGCCAGCAGGATACGGCCCAAGTGTAGCAGAGGTGCTTGCGTTTTAATGGAGCCCGGAAAGCCCTTGATGATGATCGGTGCTGAGATGATCAGCATAAAAAACTGGCGCAACATAAGAATTTGAGTGACGTGCATACGATCGCCAAGCAGTTTTATTATGGTGCTCATTATGGCCATGAGAAAAGTAGCCAGAAGAGCCCAGCAGATGCCGCGTGTGTTGTTTGAAAGGCTTTGCCATTTTTTGGAAAACCTAATCTTGAACGCAGCAGTTGTTGAGCTGTCTTCAGACTTCGCTGAAGGAACAGGCATGTAACTGCTTTCGAAGCTGCCCTGTTGCAGGGGAAATGGACCGGACACTATGTCAGGTGCAGAGGGCGCTTTGATGAGAGCAAGCGCTAAAAGCAACAGAGAACAGGTGGGTGTAAGTTATAAATAACCCCATGTTCCCTGTTTGGTCAATTTCAAAAACACCAATGCGATTGAGAGTTTCGACAGTAAGCGCGAAGACACTGGCAACAATTTACCTTAAAATTACTGGATTACTGCTGTTTTTAAAGCGTATCTGGCCTGCGCCAATTGCCTTAGTTGAGTTGAATTTTGAGTTTAGAAAAGACTTGCAGGTGATGAAATCCGCTGTAGGTTCTCTTGTAATACGTAATTTGCTGTATTTGGGAGATGGCAGTTTTCTGCTGCTCTTCGGCGTTTTGAGGTTTTTATGAATCAGGTTGCGACACCTAAATTTGGAATTGGCGCTCCCGTGCGTCGTAAAGAAGACAATGCCTTTATTACAGGGCAAGGCCATTACACCGACGATATATCCGTTGAGGGTGCGGTACATGCCGTTGTCCTCCGCTCCTCTCTTGCACACGCAAAAATTACATTGAGCGGCGTGGATGATGCGCGATCCATGGAAGGTGTTCACCTCATCCTGACTGCAGCTGATCTGGAGGGAATCAACAAAATCCCTTGTAAAGCAGTGCTTAAGCAGCTGGATGGAACAAGGCACTGGGTTCCCCACCGTGAAGTATTGTGTTCTGACACTGTTCGCTTTGTGGGAGATGCTATCGCCTTTGTGGTGGCCGATAGTATTGACCAAGCGCGTGCTGCGCTTGAAGTGATCGAGGTTGATTACGATGATCTTGATGTAGCTATTGGGTGTGAAGCTGCTCTGGATGAGAACGCTGCTTGTGTGTGGCCGGAACATGGAACAAACAAGGCGTTCCATATTGGCATGGGCAACAAGGACGCCATGGAAGAGGGCTTTGCTCAAGCGCACCATATTACCAAAATCAAGGTCGTCAATAACCGTTTGGTTTCCAACGCCGTTGAGCCTCGTGCCTGTATTGGTGAGTTTG
The window above is part of the Pseudovibrio sp. Tun.PSC04-5.I4 genome. Proteins encoded here:
- a CDS encoding DMT family transporter encodes the protein MPVPSAKSEDSSTTAAFKIRFSKKWQSLSNNTRGICWALLATFLMAIMSTIIKLLGDRMHVTQILMLRQFFMLIISAPIIIKGFPGSIKTQAPLLHLGRILLASAAMYFGFTAVIHLPLAESTVIGFARTFFITIFAVFFLKEVIGIHRISATVLGFIGVMIIVQPGNGAALGTYSLMAILASACAAMVGIILRKVTQLDRPITILTFQATFVGLIMAPFGIYYWVSIEFNEGLLLLALAGVSWSAQMCNIQALRYGEASAIAPFDYIRLVYAALISVVIFGVWPLWTTYLGGAIIVGASLYTLHRETVLGRKVTMGTAPAKTH